The Hymenobacter oligotrophus genome has a window encoding:
- a CDS encoding DMT family protein: protein MKSLLTIALLCVSNLFMTFAWYGHLYFKKLPWFAKTGIAGVVLISWGLAFFEYVFQVPANRIGFEANGGPYNLFQLKVIQEVVSLTVFTLCAVYVFKSDKLAWNHLVGFALLVAAVYVIFKKW, encoded by the coding sequence ATGAAAAGCCTGCTCACCATTGCCCTGCTCTGCGTTTCAAACCTGTTCATGACGTTTGCCTGGTACGGGCACTTGTACTTCAAGAAGCTGCCGTGGTTTGCTAAAACCGGCATTGCGGGCGTGGTGCTGATAAGCTGGGGCCTGGCCTTTTTCGAGTACGTGTTTCAGGTGCCGGCCAACCGCATCGGCTTCGAGGCCAACGGCGGCCCCTACAACCTGTTTCAGCTGAAGGTAATTCAGGAAGTGGTGTCGCTTACGGTGTTCACCTTGTGCGCCGTGTACGTGTTCAAATCCGATAAGCTGGCCTGGAACCACCTCGTAGGATTTGCGCTGCTGGTGGCGGCCGTGTATGTTATTTTTAAGAAGTGGTAA